A single Endozoicomonas sp. NE40 DNA region contains:
- a CDS encoding serine hydrolase domain-containing protein, whose amino-acid sequence MKFDLPSLTLSTVAAALLLALSSSMVRANPVEKALEVTGAKVNQPVSSAKQPFSNEFVSEARDNLNNFHWQMGGDHSLYYNLRMSEFLPTAIASPNDEYQALSRDINPKLGELRQMTSLGELTLDEYMVHPQFRTQGLILIHKGKVVYESYPGMKSTDRHIWASSAKTTVGLIVAMLAEENKVDHSKSITHYVPQLKKTVWDDVTVLDALNHTTGLDNEETLESILDPDSAVVRFFGAGFGSPREATGEVESWLDVAKDQNKINGESAGKRFRYASLNTTVLTLMIENIEGKPWVDVFEERVWSKMMARQPALFNLTPDGTALPVGLMSSTLEDMARFGLLFTPSWETSAVEPVVSNEMLNRIYNSGNQASYKGSSKYESAPSMFNDQAKYQSYQFDFVFSDGAIAKSGNLGQMLYIDPVKDFVGVVFSTNPYHSGFGEFKAAAYMRAASQMLSTP is encoded by the coding sequence ATGAAGTTTGACCTTCCATCACTTACCTTATCCACTGTTGCCGCTGCACTGTTACTAGCCCTTTCATCCTCTATGGTGAGGGCCAACCCTGTAGAAAAAGCTCTGGAAGTAACCGGCGCTAAAGTCAATCAGCCGGTCAGTTCAGCTAAGCAGCCTTTCTCTAATGAGTTCGTTAGTGAGGCAAGAGATAACCTGAACAACTTTCACTGGCAGATGGGAGGAGACCATAGCCTTTATTACAACCTGCGGATGTCCGAATTCCTGCCCACGGCTATTGCGTCTCCGAATGATGAGTACCAGGCTTTGAGTCGAGATATTAACCCGAAGCTGGGAGAACTCAGGCAGATGACCAGTCTGGGAGAACTGACCCTTGATGAGTACATGGTTCATCCACAATTCCGTACACAGGGATTAATCCTGATACATAAAGGGAAGGTCGTCTATGAAAGTTACCCTGGCATGAAATCAACAGATCGCCATATCTGGGCATCATCTGCCAAAACCACCGTTGGCCTGATTGTGGCGATGCTGGCTGAAGAGAACAAAGTAGACCACAGCAAATCCATCACCCATTATGTACCCCAACTCAAAAAAACGGTATGGGATGATGTGACGGTACTGGATGCCCTGAACCATACGACGGGGCTTGATAATGAAGAAACGCTGGAATCGATTCTTGATCCGGATTCAGCCGTAGTCAGATTCTTCGGAGCAGGCTTTGGATCACCGAGGGAGGCTACCGGCGAAGTCGAAAGCTGGCTGGATGTTGCGAAGGACCAGAATAAGATAAACGGAGAATCAGCCGGTAAACGATTCCGCTATGCGTCATTAAATACGACAGTATTGACCCTCATGATTGAAAACATTGAAGGTAAACCATGGGTCGATGTGTTTGAGGAGCGGGTCTGGTCAAAAATGATGGCCCGACAACCTGCGCTTTTCAATCTTACACCCGACGGTACCGCCCTGCCGGTAGGGCTGATGTCATCAACGCTGGAAGACATGGCCCGATTTGGACTGCTGTTTACCCCCAGCTGGGAAACCTCAGCTGTTGAACCTGTCGTCAGTAATGAGATGTTGAATCGCATTTATAACAGTGGGAATCAGGCTTCCTACAAAGGAAGCAGTAAGTATGAAAGTGCGCCTTCCATGTTTAATGATCAGGCAAAGTATCAGTCTTACCAGTTTGATTTTGTCTTTTCCGACGGAGCCATAGCAAAAAGCGGTAACTTGGGACAAATGTTGTATATTGATCCAGTCAAAGACTTTGTGGGTGTTGTATTCTCGACTAATCCCTACCATTCTGGATTTGGCGAGTTCAAAGCTGCGGCCTATATGAGAGCAGCATCCCAGATGCTGAGTACTCCCTGA
- the pfkA gene encoding 6-phosphofructokinase, with protein sequence MAEMKKIGVLTSGGDAPGMNAAIRSVVRSCIYYGVQPVAIHEGYKGLIENNLEEVNARSVANIINQGGTFLKSARCAEFRTPEGRAKAFENAKAAGLDGLVVIGGDGSFTGAMLIEKEHGLPCIGVPGTIDNDIFGTDFTIGYDTALNTAVEAIDKIRDTATSHNRLFLIEVMGRDAGFIALNSGIAAGAEEILIPEEDHSVEKLMDSLENSGRAGKTSSIVVVSEGEKIGGVVELGRAVEESFPEYEVKVTVLGHIQRGGKPTCSDRVLASRLGVAAVEKLREGLSGVMVGVRDQKIVTTPLEEAISKHNAIDDALLRVADIVTV encoded by the coding sequence ATGGCAGAGATGAAAAAAATTGGCGTTCTAACTTCGGGTGGCGACGCTCCGGGTATGAATGCTGCCATTCGTTCCGTTGTACGCAGCTGCATTTACTACGGCGTTCAGCCGGTAGCGATTCATGAAGGCTATAAGGGTCTGATTGAAAATAACCTGGAAGAGGTTAATGCCCGCTCCGTTGCCAACATTATTAACCAGGGTGGTACTTTCCTGAAATCTGCCCGTTGTGCAGAGTTCCGTACCCCTGAAGGTCGTGCCAAAGCGTTTGAAAATGCCAAAGCTGCTGGTCTTGACGGACTGGTTGTTATTGGTGGTGATGGCTCCTTCACCGGTGCCATGCTGATTGAAAAAGAACATGGCCTGCCTTGCATTGGTGTGCCGGGTACTATCGACAACGATATCTTTGGTACTGACTTTACCATCGGTTATGACACTGCCCTGAATACAGCGGTAGAAGCCATCGACAAAATTCGTGACACTGCAACCTCTCATAACCGTCTGTTCCTGATCGAAGTCATGGGACGTGATGCTGGTTTTATCGCCCTGAACAGTGGTATTGCAGCAGGCGCTGAAGAGATCCTGATTCCGGAAGAAGACCACTCTGTAGAAAAGCTGATGGATTCTCTGGAAAACAGCGGTCGTGCCGGTAAAACCTCCAGCATTGTTGTTGTGTCTGAAGGTGAAAAGATTGGCGGTGTGGTTGAGCTGGGTCGCGCAGTCGAAGAAAGCTTCCCGGAGTACGAAGTGAAGGTCACTGTTCTGGGTCACATTCAGCGTGGTGGTAAGCCAACCTGTTCAGACCGTGTACTGGCTAGTCGTCTGGGTGTTGCAGCTGTTGAGAAACTGCGTGAAGGTCTCAGCGGCGTAATGGTCGGTGTTCGTGACCAGAAAATCGTGACAACGCCTCTGGAGGAAGCCATCAGCAAGCATAATGCCATTGATGATGCGCTACTGAGGGTTGCAGATATTGTGACTGTCTGA
- the crr gene encoding PTS glucose transporter subunit IIA, translating to MGLFDSIKKSMGLGGDEGTVIKSPLTGEIVAIEEVPDAVFSEKVVGDGIAINPTGNKMVAPCDGEIGKIFETNHAFSMATPSGVELFVHFGIDTVELKGEGFKRIASEGQTVKAGDTIIEVDLDFLKANAKSVITPVVISNMDDVESLEKSSGSVSEGADDLLVVKMK from the coding sequence ATGGGTCTGTTTGATTCAATCAAGAAAAGCATGGGTCTCGGTGGCGATGAAGGCACTGTGATCAAGTCACCTCTGACGGGTGAGATCGTAGCTATCGAAGAAGTGCCAGACGCGGTATTTTCTGAGAAAGTAGTTGGCGACGGTATCGCAATCAACCCGACTGGCAACAAAATGGTTGCTCCTTGCGACGGTGAAATTGGCAAAATCTTCGAAACCAACCATGCGTTCAGCATGGCGACTCCATCCGGTGTTGAGCTGTTCGTACACTTCGGTATCGACACTGTTGAACTGAAAGGCGAAGGTTTCAAGCGTATCGCTTCTGAAGGTCAGACCGTTAAGGCGGGCGACACTATCATCGAAGTAGACCTGGATTTCCTGAAAGCGAACGCCAAGAGCGTTATCACTCCAGTAGTTATCTCCAACATGGACGACGTTGAGTCTCTGGAAAAGTCTTCCGGCTCCGTATCTGAAGGCGCTGACGACCTGCTGGTTGTTAAAATGAAGTAA
- the pyk gene encoding pyruvate kinase, translating into MLRRTQLRRTKIVATLGPATQTDEQLTKLIEAGVNVVRLNFSHGDAEDHRTRAEQVRTISTRLGRSIAILGDLQGPKIRIGRFQNGKIHLPDGAEFVLDAELPVDAGDETQVGLAYKDLPNDCKVGDVLLLDDGRLSLQVVNIDGSRIVTTTLDGGELSNNKGINLAGGGLSADALTDKDKDDIRLAADIGVDYLAVSFVRNPEDIELARTLMNQAGGSASILSKIERAEVVSDPELLEAVIRASDAVMVARGDLGVEIGDAELIGVQKNMINEARRLNRPVITATQMMESMIHNTQPTRAEVFDVANAVLDGTDAVMLSGETATGKRPHEVVRAMARICVGAEKNPELIAHVDREAVGSFEETDEAIALAATYAANNLGVKAIVCLTKSGATPLWVSRINTELPIIALTRYKTTERRVALYRGVEAVAFDSGTRYGSEVSDRAIKELKERGLLEPGDRIILTKGESEEVEGGTNTMQIITVK; encoded by the coding sequence ATGCTCAGACGCACGCAGCTCAGACGCACGAAGATAGTCGCTACACTCGGTCCTGCTACTCAGACCGATGAGCAGTTAACAAAGCTGATTGAGGCCGGTGTCAATGTTGTCCGCCTGAATTTTTCACACGGTGATGCAGAAGACCACCGAACCCGTGCGGAGCAGGTTCGTACCATTTCTACCCGCCTTGGACGCAGTATCGCCATACTGGGTGATCTTCAGGGACCAAAAATACGTATAGGGCGCTTCCAGAACGGTAAAATCCATTTGCCCGACGGGGCTGAATTTGTTCTGGATGCAGAGCTGCCTGTTGATGCAGGGGATGAGACTCAGGTTGGGCTTGCCTACAAAGACTTGCCAAATGACTGCAAGGTGGGCGATGTCCTGTTGCTCGACGATGGTCGTTTAAGCCTGCAGGTCGTAAACATTGATGGCTCCCGTATCGTGACTACCACTCTGGATGGTGGTGAGCTGTCGAACAACAAAGGTATTAACCTGGCCGGTGGTGGCTTGTCGGCAGATGCGCTGACCGATAAGGACAAGGATGATATCAGGCTGGCAGCCGATATTGGCGTCGATTACCTGGCGGTATCCTTTGTCCGCAATCCTGAAGATATTGAACTGGCGCGCACACTGATGAATCAGGCCGGTGGCAGTGCTTCCATTCTGTCCAAGATCGAAAGGGCCGAAGTGGTATCTGATCCGGAATTGCTCGAAGCGGTTATACGCGCATCCGATGCCGTGATGGTGGCCCGGGGAGATCTGGGCGTAGAGATCGGCGATGCTGAGTTGATTGGTGTTCAGAAGAATATGATCAATGAAGCGCGCCGTCTGAACCGTCCGGTGATTACTGCGACCCAGATGATGGAGTCTATGATTCACAACACTCAGCCGACCCGTGCGGAAGTGTTTGATGTGGCCAATGCTGTGCTGGACGGCACTGACGCAGTGATGCTGTCCGGTGAAACAGCAACGGGAAAACGCCCTCATGAGGTGGTCAGGGCAATGGCACGCATTTGTGTCGGTGCTGAGAAAAACCCGGAACTGATTGCCCATGTTGATCGTGAAGCTGTTGGCAGTTTTGAAGAAACTGACGAAGCCATCGCGCTTGCAGCCACCTATGCAGCGAACAACTTGGGGGTCAAGGCCATTGTCTGCCTGACCAAATCCGGAGCAACACCTTTATGGGTGTCTCGCATTAACACCGAGCTGCCTATTATTGCGCTGACCCGTTACAAAACGACCGAGCGCCGTGTCGCTCTGTATCGAGGGGTCGAGGCTGTCGCTTTTGACAGTGGCACCAGGTACGGTTCTGAAGTCAGTGACCGTGCTATTAAAGAATTGAAAGAGCGTGGTTTGCTGGAGCCAGGCGACCGTATCATTCTGACCAAAGGTGAGAGTGAAGAGGTTGAAGGAGGCACCAATACCATGCAGATCATTACTGTTAAATAA
- the gap gene encoding type I glyceraldehyde-3-phosphate dehydrogenase — MIKIAINGYGRIGRNVLRALYEAGRRDEYQIVAINDLGDAKINAHLTKYDTVHGRFNAQVEEGENALFVNGDEIKTFSERDPSNLPWADLGVDVVFECTGVFRSKDACKPHLDAGAKKVIISAPGSNVDATIVYGVNHETLTSDMTVISNASCTTNCLAPIAKPLNDALGIDKGLMTTIHAYTNDQRLSDVYHSDLYRARAAAQNMIPTATGAAAAVGLVVPELKGKFDGMAVRVPTINVSLVDLSFVAGRETTVEEVNEIVAAAAKSSEAMSKVLHVNYEPLVSMDFNHSPFSSSFDATQTRVQGNLVKVMSWYDNEWGFSNRMLDTAKAFMNA; from the coding sequence ATGATCAAAATCGCTATCAACGGCTATGGCCGTATCGGCCGTAATGTTCTGCGCGCACTGTATGAAGCAGGTCGCCGTGATGAATACCAGATCGTTGCTATCAACGACCTGGGCGATGCAAAAATTAATGCACACCTGACCAAGTACGATACTGTACACGGTCGTTTCAACGCTCAGGTTGAAGAAGGTGAGAACGCGCTGTTCGTAAACGGCGACGAAATCAAAACTTTCTCCGAGCGTGATCCTTCTAACCTGCCTTGGGCTGACCTGGGTGTGGACGTAGTATTCGAATGTACTGGCGTATTCCGCTCCAAGGATGCTTGTAAGCCTCACCTGGACGCTGGTGCCAAGAAGGTAATCATCTCTGCTCCTGGTTCTAACGTAGACGCTACTATCGTTTACGGTGTTAACCACGAGACTCTGACTTCCGACATGACCGTTATCTCTAACGCGTCTTGCACCACCAACTGCCTGGCTCCAATCGCCAAGCCTCTGAACGACGCTCTGGGTATCGACAAAGGTCTGATGACCACTATCCACGCGTACACCAATGACCAGCGTCTGAGCGACGTATACCACAGCGACCTGTATCGTGCCCGTGCTGCTGCACAGAACATGATCCCAACCGCTACTGGTGCTGCTGCTGCTGTTGGTCTGGTAGTTCCAGAACTGAAAGGCAAGTTCGACGGCATGGCTGTTCGCGTACCTACTATCAACGTATCTCTGGTTGACCTGAGCTTCGTTGCTGGCCGCGAAACCACTGTTGAAGAAGTTAACGAAATCGTTGCTGCTGCTGCCAAGTCTTCCGAAGCTATGAGCAAGGTTCTGCACGTGAACTACGAGCCTCTGGTTTCCATGGACTTCAACCACAGCCCGTTCTCCTCCAGCTTCGATGCGACCCAGACTCGCGTACAAGGCAACCTGGTTAAGGTAATGTCCTGGTACGACAACGAGTGGGGCTTCTCCAACCGTATGCTGGACACCGCTAAGGCTTTCATGAACGCCTAA
- a CDS encoding HPr family phosphocarrier protein — translation MFKKDVVITAENGLHTRPAAQFVKEAKGFECDIKLEAGGKQASAKSLFKLQTLGLTQGSTVTIIGEGEGAEGAVSHLAEFITTLK, via the coding sequence ATGTTTAAAAAAGACGTAGTTATTACTGCTGAAAATGGCCTGCACACTCGTCCAGCTGCTCAGTTCGTAAAAGAAGCCAAAGGCTTCGAATGCGACATTAAACTGGAAGCAGGCGGTAAGCAGGCCAGCGCCAAGAGTCTGTTCAAGCTGCAGACTCTGGGCCTGACTCAGGGTTCTACTGTGACCATTATCGGTGAAGGTGAAGGCGCTGAAGGTGCTGTATCTCACCTGGCTGAGTTCATCACTACCCTGAAGTAA
- a CDS encoding DUF3332 family protein gives MKKIVIKSTTCAFLGLLLSGCVGSNAVTGKVTEFNIKTVDNRYARAGVNFLLAPVYGISTAADYVVFNALEFWTGKNPINGSPHIFDTETESFIEVNDKIDPNLRDAPIKTSSSHNVIRSSQITEIDENSFEMTFNYESGETTTLKGVKSNDMVSFYMNEELVSITTIERLEDFIGKQA, from the coding sequence ATGAAAAAAATTGTCATTAAATCTACCACATGTGCTTTTTTAGGCCTGCTCTTATCGGGCTGCGTTGGCAGTAATGCTGTTACCGGGAAAGTAACTGAATTCAATATAAAGACAGTTGATAACCGCTATGCCCGTGCGGGTGTTAACTTTCTGCTGGCTCCGGTTTATGGCATTTCAACTGCAGCTGATTATGTTGTGTTTAATGCCCTGGAGTTCTGGACAGGGAAAAACCCGATTAACGGATCTCCACATATTTTTGACACAGAGACTGAATCGTTTATTGAGGTCAACGATAAAATTGACCCAAATTTAAGAGATGCTCCAATAAAAACATCCTCCAGCCATAATGTTATTCGCTCCAGCCAAATAACAGAAATAGATGAAAATTCATTCGAAATGACCTTTAACTATGAATCGGGAGAAACTACAACACTTAAAGGAGTAAAAAGCAATGACATGGTCAGCTTTTACATGAACGAAGAGCTTGTTTCAATAACGACTATAGAAAGGCTGGAAGATTTTATTGGTAAACAGGCGTAA
- a CDS encoding helix-turn-helix transcriptional regulator, producing the protein MIALPDNDTLFICTYDNLQPFLTYFDDKGIHWREIARQYHIPEHSLDSGHWLPTRNTLAFLAKLFLSTTEPVGINVGESLTLSHFPQLDKALKDVYCLEKAVDIYVEISQSAFSSHLHIWTEKYQNQWLLCHRSAFPSTMPGFNQIEWYRTLGLLTLCRHYLGANWQPETLWMSMPQYLALSCPEALKHTDIIFGQPFGGIPLPFAEDYEPMQNHLERFDWLTKVKALITTYATLPRFSVFWFSQMIGMSSRTLQRRLREQGTSLSRLRGIARCEKAKLLLTSTDLPVLEVGHLCGYTDLSNFNRAFRSWSGMTAPQYRHSLAST; encoded by the coding sequence ATGATTGCCCTTCCCGATAATGACACCCTGTTTATCTGCACCTATGATAATCTACAGCCTTTTCTGACTTATTTTGATGACAAAGGTATCCATTGGAGAGAAATTGCCAGACAGTACCATATTCCTGAACACTCACTGGACAGTGGACACTGGTTACCTACCCGGAATACTCTGGCTTTTTTGGCAAAGCTGTTTTTAAGCACTACGGAACCTGTTGGCATTAATGTTGGTGAAAGCCTTACGCTGTCACATTTTCCCCAACTGGATAAAGCTCTGAAAGACGTTTACTGCCTTGAGAAAGCTGTCGATATCTATGTTGAGATAAGCCAGTCAGCATTTAGCAGCCACCTGCACATCTGGACAGAAAAATATCAAAACCAGTGGCTGCTTTGCCACCGCAGTGCCTTTCCCTCCACAATGCCCGGCTTTAATCAAATTGAGTGGTATAGAACATTAGGGCTGCTTACCTTGTGTCGTCATTATCTTGGGGCAAACTGGCAGCCAGAAACTTTGTGGATGAGTATGCCGCAATATCTGGCACTTAGCTGTCCAGAGGCTCTAAAGCACACTGATATCATCTTCGGTCAGCCATTTGGCGGTATTCCTTTACCTTTTGCAGAAGACTACGAACCCATGCAGAATCATCTGGAAAGATTTGACTGGCTGACGAAGGTTAAAGCACTGATTACAACCTATGCAACACTTCCAAGGTTTTCAGTATTCTGGTTTTCACAGATGATTGGCATGTCTTCCAGAACCCTGCAGCGTCGTTTGAGGGAACAGGGTACGAGTCTGTCGCGATTACGGGGAATAGCCCGGTGCGAAAAAGCGAAGTTATTACTGACATCAACAGATCTGCCCGTTCTTGAAGTCGGACATCTCTGTGGTTACACGGACTTATCAAATTTTAACCGGGCATTCCGCTCATGGAGTGGCATGACGGCACCACAGTACCGTCATAGCCTGGCGTCAACGTAG